The genome window GCTGGTGCACGCCCAGCCCTTCCATCTCGTCTATCTAAGCCACATTGCCCGTTATCAGGATTCGCTCTATCTCAGCCGTCATGTTCTACGCTGGCAACCCGAATCCATCGTTAATATTCCCGATGGCATCGGGTTTCTACCCTTTATGCTTCCGGGTTCACCGGAACTGATGCTGGGAAATGTGCGCATGATGCGTGATCATCGCATCGTAGTGTGGGGCAAACATGGTGTGTTAGCGCGCTCCGATGTCTCGGTAAAACGCGCTTGCGACCTCATTGAGTATGCGGAAACCGGTGCGCGCTACGAGTACATGAACCTGACCAACCACGGGCTTGCCGATGGTCTCTCCACCCACGAGCTTCGCATGATATGCGATGCCTTCAACGTGGATCAACATATCTTCTGAACAAAGAGAATCCCTATGCGCATTCTTGCGCGCTACCTGCTACGCGAAATGACGGTGCCCTTCCTCATCGGGCAGGCCACTATCGTTCTGCTGCTCACCGGCTCCGTGCTTTACAACAACGCGCAGGTTTTCCTTCAATTTCAGGTGCCGCTTGCCTATATCGTGCGCATCACGCTCTTTTTTATTCCGTTTCTGGTGCATATGACGATGCCGGTCGCTATGGCGGTAGGGGCCTCGTTGGCGGTAAGCCGCCTAAGCCGTGATTCCGAGATCACCGTGTTGCGTTCGGCAGGCGTCAGCGTGATGCGCATCTTTACCCCCATTTTTCTTATAGGGTTTGTGGTCTCGGTGGTGGACTTCTACTTTGGAGAGACGGTCGTGCCGGCCTCGATTATCCGCTACCAGGAGGTCGTAGGCGAGCTGATTACCCATCTCAAATCGCTTACTCCTCTAGCCGGCCAATCGTTCGTCTCTTCCGACCAGAACTATGTGGTGGGAGTGGGCTCTATGATAGCCCATAAGGGCTACATCGAGCTACACGATGTAGAGATCAACGCCAGCGCGCGCCTTATCGGCAGCACACAGCCGTTTGTGGCGATCGCCTCTTCCGGGCGCTATCAAAACGGCGTCTGGACTCTCTACCGACCGCTCATTATCTCCTTTGACCCCGAACATCCCGATCGCCCATTGCTAAGCTGGCCGCAGACGGTTCGTTACACCATTCCAGCAGACCCTCAAGCATTTCAAAACGGCATGGTGCTGCAGATGCCTATGGGACAACTAGCCACTTCCTCGATGCTGACCCTTCACCAGCTCGGCCAGCAGATCGCGGCGGAGCGTGCAAGGCATATCACGGACTATCGGCTTATTTTGGACTACTATTTTAAGCTGTCGGTGCCCTTCTCTTGCCTGGTGATGGCGCTTTGCTGCCCTCCCATTGCCATGCGATTTGGGCGTTCTGGCGGATTTGGAGGTACACTGCTCTCCATCTGCCTTGTCTTCGTCTACTGGAACACGCTGCTCCTAGCCCGTATTTTGGGCTCTCCCGGCCCGCAGGGCAGCCCGCCTTTGCTGCCGCCTTTAGTGGCCGCTTGGTCGCAAAACGTGCTGTTCTCCGCTTGGGGCCTCTGGATGATCGTTCGCAGTGAATAGCCTTCAAGGAGGTTTTATGGGACGTATCTCTCTTTTCGACGATCCCTATGCGCAGCTTCATGCCGACAAGGGTTGGCCCGATTTCGGCACGTGGCCATGCCGGTGGATAACGCTGCCAAACCCCGGCGCCCCACCGTTTGTCGTGGCCTATCGGTGTCGCTTTGAACTTAACGAACCGGCCACGTTGCGCTTCCACGTAACCGCCGATGAGCGTTACGATCTGTTTCTCGATGGAGTGCGCATCGGTCGGGGAAGCGAGCGAGGCGATGTGCAGCACTGGTTCTTCGAGACCTATGAAGAGACCCTCTCCGCCGGGCCGCACATATTGGTGGCGCGCGTGTGGACTTTGGGGCCGCGGGCGCCCTATGCCCAAATGAGCCTTCACCATGGCTTCTTACTCTCCCCACAAGAGGAGGCGTTCTACGACCTTATCGGCACTGGAAGGGCAGTGTGGGAGGCCAAACGGTTGGGGGGCTATACCTTCATAGACCCGCTGGCAGCCTGGGG of Chthonomonas calidirosea T49 contains these proteins:
- a CDS encoding LptF/LptG family permease, producing MRILARYLLREMTVPFLIGQATIVLLLTGSVLYNNAQVFLQFQVPLAYIVRITLFFIPFLVHMTMPVAMAVGASLAVSRLSRDSEITVLRSAGVSVMRIFTPIFLIGFVVSVVDFYFGETVVPASIIRYQEVVGELITHLKSLTPLAGQSFVSSDQNYVVGVGSMIAHKGYIELHDVEINASARLIGSTQPFVAIASSGRYQNGVWTLYRPLIISFDPEHPDRPLLSWPQTVRYTIPADPQAFQNGMVLQMPMGQLATSSMLTLHQLGQQIAAERARHITDYRLILDYYFKLSVPFSCLVMALCCPPIAMRFGRSGGFGGTLLSICLVFVYWNTLLLARILGSPGPQGSPPLLPPLVAAWSQNVLFSAWGLWMIVRSE